A single region of the Mycoplasma mycoides subsp. mycoides SC str. PG1 genome encodes:
- a CDS encoding 3'-5' exoribonuclease YhaM family protein, whose protein sequence is MKKVKDINIEDHLIDTILRIERVIVSTGSSGNNYLILHLADSTGRIEARKWVVSEKDKQLLKPNTIVLLKDTIVHEYRNILQLKVEDYQVIDEKDLLKYHLNKTDLYITAPLDIKTSYLELISLLNSINNQTYKTITLNLIEKYKKEFLTFPAAMSIHHNVTSGLFWHSYTLVKNVLSLKENYFYVNIDWDLLICGAILHDIGKVIEISDVNGSDYSLEGKLLGHISIGNAEINKLADKLNLYKDQNNKINKEITLLQHMILASHGKKEFGSPIEPVLIEAVILSALDDLDAKVYKINDELSKIELDNWTQKIISIDNKMFYKHKK, encoded by the coding sequence ATGAAAAAAGTTAAAGATATTAATATAGAAGATCATTTAATCGATACTATTTTAAGAATTGAAAGAGTTATAGTTTCAACAGGAAGTAGTGGAAATAATTATTTAATATTACATTTAGCTGATAGTACAGGTAGAATTGAAGCTAGAAAATGAGTAGTTAGTGAAAAAGACAAACAGTTATTAAAACCAAATACCATTGTTTTATTAAAAGATACTATTGTTCATGAATATAGAAACATATTACAATTAAAAGTTGAAGATTATCAAGTAATTGATGAAAAAGATTTGTTAAAGTATCATTTAAATAAAACTGATTTATATATAACTGCTCCTTTAGATATTAAAACTAGTTATTTAGAATTAATTAGTCTTTTAAATAGTATTAATAATCAGACTTATAAAACTATTACACTTAATTTAATAGAAAAATATAAAAAAGAGTTTTTGACTTTTCCTGCAGCTATGAGTATTCATCACAATGTTACTAGTGGATTGTTTTGACATAGCTATACTCTTGTAAAAAACGTTTTAAGTTTAAAAGAAAACTATTTTTATGTAAATATTGATTGAGATTTATTAATATGTGGAGCAATTCTACATGATATTGGTAAAGTAATTGAAATTAGTGATGTTAATGGTAGTGATTATAGTTTAGAAGGAAAGCTATTAGGTCATATTTCAATAGGAAATGCTGAAATCAATAAACTAGCAGACAAACTGAACTTATATAAAGATCAAAATAATAAAATCAATAAAGAAATTACTTTACTACAACATATGATTTTAGCTAGTCATGGTAAAAAAGAGTTTGGTTCCCCGATCGAACCAGTACTAATTGAAGCAGTGATTTTATCAGCTTTAGATGACTTAGATGCTAAAGTTTATAAAATTAATGATGAATTATCAAAAATAGAACTAGATAATTGAACTCAAAAAATTATCAGTATTGATAATAAAATGTTTTATAAACATAAAAAATAG
- a CDS encoding aminotransferase class V-fold PLP-dependent enzyme — protein sequence MDDQFNKIRKQFPLLKKHPDLIYFDNGATTLKPNSVINAQTNYLKNISTNPHSSDYKIGYQSLEILNNTRELVKNFINANHTSEIIFTSGTTQSINMIVKGLINLIKQDEEILITSLEHSSNLVPWIWLKQKTNAVIKNLELTNDFGIDINKLDKIITLKTKIISFAHISNTTGYINDVKKIIQKIRSINQNVIIVVDVAQSIAHFKVDVKDWDVDFIVFSAHKMYGPFGVGILYGKYQLLDKLEPLNLGGGSSLTISKDFTSYTLKSLPEKLEAGTLNISNIYGFKKAIEFILKIGINNICLYETKLKQYTRQQIKANHLENKITFYNLNNDSPLLLFNVNQINAQDISSFLDVKYNITSRSGAHCVRRLEDVIHIKSALRISFAIYNTTDEIDKLIVALKNTDKFLDIYF from the coding sequence GTGGATGATCAATTTAATAAAATAAGAAAGCAATTTCCTTTATTAAAAAAACACCCTGATTTAATTTATTTTGATAATGGAGCTACAACTTTAAAACCAAATTCTGTAATAAATGCTCAAACTAATTATTTAAAAAATATTTCAACAAACCCACATTCAAGTGATTATAAAATTGGATATCAAAGTTTAGAAATTTTAAACAACACTAGAGAACTTGTAAAAAACTTTATTAATGCAAATCATACAAGTGAAATTATTTTTACTTCAGGAACTACTCAATCTATTAATATGATTGTAAAAGGTTTAATTAACTTAATTAAACAAGATGAGGAAATTCTAATCACTAGTTTAGAACATTCATCAAACTTAGTTCCTTGAATTTGATTAAAACAAAAAACTAATGCTGTCATTAAAAATCTAGAACTAACAAATGATTTTGGTATTGATATTAATAAATTAGACAAAATAATTACACTTAAAACTAAAATAATCAGTTTTGCTCATATTTCAAATACAACAGGCTATATTAATGATGTTAAAAAAATTATTCAAAAAATTAGATCAATTAATCAAAATGTAATAATTGTTGTTGATGTTGCTCAATCAATTGCTCATTTTAAAGTTGATGTTAAAGATTGAGATGTAGATTTTATTGTTTTTTCAGCTCATAAAATGTATGGACCATTTGGAGTTGGTATTTTATATGGTAAATATCAATTATTAGATAAATTAGAACCTTTAAATTTAGGTGGTGGTTCTAGTTTAACTATTAGTAAAGATTTTACAAGTTATACTTTAAAAAGCTTACCTGAAAAACTAGAAGCTGGTACTTTAAATATTTCAAATATTTATGGTTTTAAAAAAGCAATTGAATTTATTTTAAAAATTGGAATTAATAATATTTGTTTATATGAAACTAAATTAAAACAATACACTAGACAACAAATCAAAGCTAATCATTTAGAAAATAAAATTACTTTTTATAATTTAAATAATGATTCTCCTTTATTATTATTTAATGTTAATCAAATTAATGCTCAAGACATTTCTAGTTTTTTAGATGTTAAATATAATATAACTAGTAGATCTGGAGCACATTGTGTTAGAAGATTAGAAGATGTAATTCATATAAAAAGTGCATTAAGAATTAGTTTTGCAATTTATAATACAACTGATGAAATTGATAAATTAATTGTTGCATTAAAAAACACAGATAAATTTTTAGATATATACTTTTAA
- a CDS encoding HIT family protein, with protein MDCLFCKIINQEIPSYKIYENEYVYSFLDVRPVSNGHLLIIPKKHFENFSACDDKYLQEVILAKKHLVNLLKEKLNPAGFNYLSNEQAISGQTVLHYHEHIMPKYEKEKGFLLKAEIVDIDELENTFNKIVK; from the coding sequence ATGGATTGCTTATTTTGTAAAATTATTAATCAAGAAATTCCATCTTATAAAATTTATGAAAATGAATATGTATATAGTTTTTTAGATGTAAGACCTGTAAGTAATGGTCATTTACTAATTATTCCAAAAAAACATTTTGAAAACTTTAGTGCTTGTGATGATAAATATTTACAAGAAGTAATTTTAGCTAAAAAACATTTAGTTAACTTATTAAAAGAAAAATTAAATCCAGCTGGATTTAATTATTTATCAAATGAACAAGCTATTTCAGGGCAAACTGTATTACATTATCATGAACATATAATGCCAAAATATGAAAAAGAAAAAGGCTTTTTATTAAAAGCTGAAATTGTTGATATTGATGAACTAGAAAATACTTTTAATAAAATAGTTAAATAA
- a CDS encoding type I phosphomannose isomerase catalytic subunit, which yields MKILKLKPYFSKKIWGGNRLKEFGFDIEDNQNIGEAWVISAHENGMSYVISDDQYNNLSLKELFENHKHLFNNYKGCYPLLVKIITASDYLSVQVHPDDNYALKNHNQLGKPESWYVIDANKDAELIYGHTAKNKNQLIDLVNQNKWNQLLKKVKVKPNDFLYVAPGKVHAISPNLVIYELQRSSDITYRFYDYNRIDKTTNKPRPLDIFNSIECTITPDINDHIIHNANNKVFSSDYFSLYVLECTNLKEFEVDEKCDWLQLTIISGSGYINDMYFKQGESAITINKVENLIVKGKIKIIISWIKNND from the coding sequence ATGAAAATTTTAAAACTTAAACCTTATTTTTCAAAAAAAATTTGAGGTGGAAATAGATTAAAGGAATTTGGCTTTGATATAGAAGATAATCAAAACATTGGTGAAGCTTGAGTAATTTCAGCTCATGAAAACGGAATGAGTTATGTTATTAGTGATGATCAATACAATAATTTAAGTTTAAAAGAATTATTTGAAAATCATAAACACCTTTTTAATAACTATAAAGGTTGTTATCCATTATTAGTAAAAATTATTACAGCTAGTGATTATTTATCAGTTCAAGTACATCCTGATGATAATTATGCTTTAAAAAATCACAACCAATTAGGTAAACCTGAAAGTTGATATGTAATTGATGCTAATAAAGATGCAGAATTAATTTATGGACATACAGCTAAAAATAAAAATCAATTAATTGATTTAGTTAATCAAAATAAATGGAACCAATTATTAAAAAAAGTTAAAGTTAAACCAAATGATTTTTTATATGTAGCTCCTGGTAAAGTTCATGCAATCTCACCTAATCTAGTAATTTATGAACTACAAAGATCTAGTGATATTACTTATAGATTTTATGATTATAATAGAATTGATAAAACTACAAACAAACCTAGACCATTAGATATTTTTAATTCAATAGAGTGCACAATAACTCCAGATATAAATGATCACATTATTCATAATGCTAATAATAAAGTATTTTCTTCAGATTATTTTTCATTATATGTTTTAGAATGTACTAATTTAAAAGAATTTGAAGTAGATGAAAAATGTGATTGATTACAATTAACAATTATTAGTGGATCAGGTTATATTAATGATATGTATTTTAAACAAGGTGAATCAGCAATTACTATTAATAAAGTTGAAAACTTAATAGTTAAAGGAAAAATTAAGATTATAATATCTTGAATTAAAAATAATGACTAA
- the trmFO gene encoding methylenetetrahydrofolate--tRNA-(uracil(54)-C(5))-methyltransferase (FADH(2)-oxidizing) TrmFO, with product MNKKVKIIGAGLAGCEAAYFLANNNIQVELYEVKTLIKNEVQKTNNFAELVCFNTFRSQSLLNAAGILKAEMRRLNSLVIKIADGCKIDGDDALAVDREDFSKKLTEVIKNHPNITIIEQNVSHIDDENDLTLIATGPLTTNELKEDIQRLIGKQKLFFIDASASIITKDSIDFNKVYYSGRHKLGKYICCPLNEQEFNEFADNLINAEQVQLKEFEKSIFFKGCQPIEQLAKTSKKLLLKGPMSPNNLLDQNNHQPYSVVQLRQDDAKDSLYNMVGFQTNLKWPEQKRVFQTIPGLEKAKIVRYGVMHKNYYINSPKILNFKLQVMRKKNVFFAGQITGVEGYIESASSGIWAAINILAFINNKKIKPLPNTTILGALTNYITNSKIYSLKPMKCNLAILEQENKYQSNDKFYSFNNSKNSLEEYIKQLNQILGTSI from the coding sequence ATGAATAAAAAAGTAAAAATCATTGGTGCTGGTTTAGCTGGTTGTGAAGCTGCATATTTTTTAGCAAATAATAACATACAAGTTGAATTATATGAAGTTAAAACTCTAATTAAAAATGAAGTGCAAAAAACAAATAACTTTGCTGAATTAGTATGTTTTAATACTTTTAGAAGTCAATCATTATTAAATGCTGCTGGTATTTTAAAAGCAGAAATGAGACGTTTAAACTCTTTAGTTATAAAAATAGCTGATGGTTGTAAAATTGATGGAGATGATGCACTAGCTGTTGATAGAGAAGATTTTTCAAAAAAACTAACTGAAGTTATTAAAAATCATCCAAACATTACAATTATTGAACAAAATGTTAGTCATATTGATGATGAAAATGACTTAACATTAATAGCAACTGGACCTTTAACTACAAATGAGTTAAAAGAAGATATTCAAAGATTAATTGGAAAACAAAAACTATTTTTTATAGATGCTTCAGCTTCAATCATTACAAAAGATTCAATTGATTTTAATAAAGTGTATTATTCAGGAAGACACAAACTTGGTAAATATATTTGTTGTCCATTAAATGAACAAGAGTTTAATGAATTTGCAGATAATTTAATTAATGCTGAACAAGTACAACTAAAAGAATTTGAAAAATCAATCTTTTTTAAAGGTTGTCAACCAATTGAACAACTTGCAAAAACTAGTAAAAAACTCTTATTAAAAGGACCAATGTCACCAAATAATTTATTAGATCAAAATAATCATCAACCTTATTCAGTTGTACAATTGCGTCAAGATGATGCAAAAGATAGTTTATATAATATGGTTGGATTTCAAACTAATTTAAAATGACCAGAACAAAAAAGAGTATTTCAAACAATCCCAGGATTAGAAAAAGCAAAAATAGTTAGATATGGAGTAATGCATAAAAACTATTATATAAATTCTCCAAAAATTTTAAACTTTAAACTACAAGTTATGAGAAAGAAAAATGTCTTTTTTGCAGGACAAATTACTGGAGTTGAAGGATATATTGAATCAGCTAGTTCTGGTATATGGGCTGCTATTAACATTCTAGCTTTTATTAATAATAAAAAAATAAAACCTTTACCAAACACAACAATTTTAGGTGCACTAACTAACTATATAACTAATTCTAAAATTTATAGTTTAAAACCTATGAAATGTAATTTAGCTATTTTAGAACAAGAAAATAAGTATCAAAGTAATGATAAATTTTATTCTTTTAATAATTCTAAAAATTCTTTAGAAGAATATATAAAACAATTGAATCAAATTTTAGGTACTAGTATTTAA
- a CDS encoding uracil-DNA glycosylase, whose amino-acid sequence MTNLHPSWNKLFTDLNLSDQINNLINKAYSSNDIVFPKQKDVLNLFKLSDLNNIKVVIIGQDPYHDFNQANGIAFSSNALKTPPSLKNIFNELYSDLNIDHFNNNDLTNWVKQGVFLINTCWTVIAHKPNSHNNLGWQKITKKILEQIILHNQNVIFCLWGNFAIKMYDSLLVKSNFVIKSAHPSPLSYKGFKNTKPFSQINNLLINLNLDPINWSL is encoded by the coding sequence ATGACTAATTTACATCCTAGTTGAAATAAACTATTTACTGATTTAAATTTATCTGATCAAATTAATAATTTAATTAATAAAGCTTATAGTAGTAATGATATAGTTTTTCCAAAACAAAAAGATGTTTTAAACTTATTTAAATTAAGTGATTTAAATAATATTAAAGTAGTAATTATAGGTCAAGATCCATATCATGATTTTAATCAAGCTAATGGAATTGCTTTTAGTAGTAATGCTTTAAAAACCCCACCTAGTTTAAAAAACATTTTTAATGAACTTTATTCTGATTTAAATATTGATCATTTTAATAATAATGATTTAACAAATTGAGTAAAACAAGGAGTGTTTTTAATAAATACTTGTTGAACTGTAATTGCTCATAAACCAAATTCTCATAATAATTTAGGATGACAAAAAATTACTAAAAAAATTTTAGAACAAATTATATTACATAATCAAAATGTAATTTTTTGTTTGTGAGGAAATTTTGCTATTAAAATGTATGATTCTTTATTAGTTAAGTCTAATTTTGTTATTAAATCAGCTCATCCATCACCACTAAGTTATAAAGGTTTTAAAAATACTAAACCTTTTAGTCAAATTAATAATTTATTAATTAACTTAAATTTAGATCCTATTAACTGAAGTCTTTAA
- a CDS encoding lipoprotein, which yields MKKLLTILGSILLSAGTATVAVACTTKNDKFNKPFITDELAQKIISGLKLSDDFNFTTGERFSKLDYKSLILDMINEIISKNKYTDNWNNLSKKFGLEIEQAKEFGNKKAENVLKNLSTIKLFADYTSKRAFEEDFDSVDLSYSENYPLNPYNLESKNGQKDKTVYAIYYKNNNGGSSSGSSSNGGGTNGEATWLRWQTTGEFDNIDNPIPSTPQLPNISLLTDTSSKNFRIAKLSKPKDQEYITNTASVKEDGKATNNGNNEFVEWYKNSSDKFETDGQGIMQYRFMYHFKTKIEAKLFNDLLGHAYIDSNLFVDKNDNKSASNKKIILNNVSKLISDIQSNYSQVDKTISNVKMVWAFSLDKQKVSEVNGAINQYVNPDGSLTNEDNKKTLKNVFDKIKYKATNESKQGTDSLLSISGFNGFVKNKDNNIESLSGDLKLTEEAKKAVARVNVPSLLTNNNNGFASENSNNVDYVFVLPIYLNDLFSSNDMQIKRETESSGGAGSNGSNYELNVLENTWVNLNDKFSLDNRYFDNLTIKKVESQNNGEALVANNNDKWYVSLKNGNDNKKVEVTYSDDSKKIITLKKVDKNNIKTLDFTYKLSQSDFNKQLFKQNPTANITYDINLKNYDNIKDKQNDAYIWKNDPKKSNDIQDLSAAKKQVLLDQLEAITAKNPDVQNAAKTELYSAYLYTDGIYYKSLFDEISKYIESEKPTLD from the coding sequence ATGAAGAAACTATTAACAATATTAGGTTCTATACTTCTATCAGCTGGAACTGCAACAGTTGCTGTTGCTTGTACAACTAAAAATGATAAATTTAATAAACCATTCATAACAGATGAGTTAGCACAAAAAATAATTAGTGGATTGAAACTATCTGATGATTTTAACTTTACAACAGGTGAGAGATTTTCTAAATTAGACTATAAATCATTAATTTTAGATATGATTAATGAAATAATTTCTAAAAACAAATATACTGATAATTGAAATAATTTATCTAAAAAATTTGGATTAGAAATTGAGCAAGCTAAGGAATTCGGAAATAAAAAAGCTGAAAATGTTCTAAAAAATTTATCAACTATTAAATTATTTGCTGACTATACATCAAAAAGAGCATTTGAAGAAGATTTTGACTCTGTTGATTTGAGTTATAGCGAAAATTATCCATTAAACCCATACAATCTTGAATCAAAAAATGGGCAAAAAGATAAAACTGTTTACGCTATTTATTATAAAAATAATAATGGAGGTTCTTCTAGTGGTTCTAGTTCAAATGGTGGTGGAACAAATGGAGAAGCAACTTGACTAAGATGACAAACAACAGGTGAATTTGATAATATAGATAATCCTATTCCTAGTACACCACAACTTCCAAACATAAGTCTTTTAACTGATACTAGTTCTAAAAATTTTAGAATAGCTAAATTATCAAAACCTAAAGATCAAGAATATATAACAAATACAGCATCTGTAAAGGAAGATGGTAAGGCTACTAATAACGGTAATAATGAATTTGTAGAATGATACAAAAATTCTAGTGACAAATTTGAAACCGATGGTCAAGGAATTATGCAATACAGATTTATGTATCATTTTAAAACAAAAATAGAAGCTAAATTATTTAATGATTTATTAGGTCATGCATATATTGATTCAAATTTATTTGTAGACAAAAATGATAATAAATCTGCATCTAATAAAAAGATAATTTTAAATAATGTAAGTAAATTAATTAGTGACATTCAATCTAATTACTCACAAGTTGATAAAACTATTTCAAATGTTAAAATGGTCTGAGCCTTTTCTTTAGATAAACAAAAGGTATCTGAAGTAAATGGCGCAATAAACCAATATGTTAATCCAGATGGATCTTTAACTAATGAAGACAATAAAAAAACACTAAAAAATGTTTTTGATAAGATAAAATATAAAGCAACTAATGAAAGTAAACAAGGAACCGATTCGTTACTTTCTATTAGCGGATTCAATGGTTTTGTAAAAAATAAAGATAATAATATTGAAAGTTTAAGTGGAGACTTAAAATTAACTGAAGAAGCAAAAAAAGCGGTAGCTAGAGTTAATGTCCCATCATTATTAACAAATAATAATAATGGTTTTGCTTCAGAAAATAGTAATAATGTTGATTATGTCTTTGTATTACCTATTTATTTAAATGATTTATTTTCATCAAATGATATGCAAATCAAAAGAGAAACAGAATCAAGTGGTGGAGCTGGATCAAATGGCTCAAATTATGAATTAAATGTGTTGGAAAATACATGAGTAAATTTAAATGATAAATTTTCTTTAGATAATCGCTACTTTGATAATTTGACTATTAAAAAGGTTGAATCACAAAATAATGGTGAAGCATTAGTTGCAAACAATAATGATAAATGATATGTGTCACTAAAAAATGGAAATGATAATAAAAAAGTTGAAGTTACCTATTCTGATGATTCAAAAAAAATAATAACCTTAAAAAAGGTAGATAAAAATAATATAAAAACCTTAGATTTTACATATAAGTTATCACAATCTGATTTTAATAAACAACTATTTAAACAAAATCCTACTGCAAACATAACTTATGATATCAATCTAAAAAATTACGATAATATCAAAGATAAACAAAATGATGCTTATATTTGAAAAAATGATCCTAAAAAATCAAATGATATTCAAGATTTATCAGCAGCTAAAAAACAAGTGTTATTAGATCAATTAGAAGCAATTACAGCTAAAAATCCTGATGTACAAAATGCTGCTAAAACTGAACTATATAGTGCTTATTTATACACTGATGGAATTTATTACAAATCTCTATTTGATGAGATTTCAAAATATATAGAAAGTGAAAAACCTACATTAGACTAA
- a CDS encoding lipoprotein → MKKLLTWLSAITLVASSSVLAISCKTEQVKNKNSLFLTNFGDIRIDSKSLLEWNQKWNGISSNNQELINKTNNLLAAGILLAIRDNKLQLPDENENGWDSSVNSQIKNLLGDKNSTDTATLYGLANKSLNDLKNNKYKNNAKGWLKHLQEMFPGVKKNLANLENAYKSNFILNDSSNSAFIKLKNLLMFNSTVADSMWQKGIQTTNLDWKTLTNNFANAYPGNKNLDELVKAIKDAFNKSDSNWNDAKIVTFTNMVNGLGGINNQNTTGSVGNGSSTGQNDNLTITYSSPKDVKKHITTNNGNAETWIKEVLNKISSDAIKGTIAFSQWNPTYNYDTQKGSKNFINYNNQKPSSWTEIVKEIPLLENGDLKTDPIKGEYGAISNSQKYAINNYFKSEKPVIFSDLIFKFSNNKTSSDIEKNLSLKALIPTDSSGQDLTTKLIERFQGIQSVLETYVGNDAKKDQEQYTAGLTRFDTIFRGQDAKIKANTSTNNKAEFKDWTEWDTKNDNHKINVNGKLLTLSDSTYSDTVKFSIYDFLTSGNNDSNSWTWQNKEALNGKLDSSNFKKALTDGGLSNDEATKVDNAIEQSKTNDSAKNSARLTIYNLSELFKKINQRDNSTSASSGNSGGSGSSGSSSNTTTTSSEVNNNKNIYTVLNKEEGIIAFIDGDGLHITKIDGYKLISKKNTPLNSMSSEQKETNNKIKQTAVLKQIRSLYGSANANVLVPYLINSTLQSSTNVSMAGAASTTSSTSSTTDKWNWTKKDLEYASSVKNLGIDINSLNSNIKNDYERFLINTSLIDNSKTKPFYNIDILSEVSKSIQSGNNISLQSNWLIELFTKFLKNGKESQQINLLNIIIATDNKEDNNDEIEKIFLYQAKNLKVIGIRKLQEANKKWVNKVKENYKKYSKDPSLDHKFIPNQVIDLNSKTSDRKKRYDKLLQSNIFNSEVKVQEKSTGGSSSSGENVMRGDS, encoded by the coding sequence GTGAAAAAGCTTTTAACTTGACTTAGTGCTATAACCCTAGTTGCATCATCAAGTGTTTTAGCTATTAGTTGTAAAACTGAACAAGTAAAAAATAAAAATTCACTTTTTTTAACTAATTTTGGAGACATTAGAATTGATTCAAAAAGTTTATTAGAATGAAATCAAAAATGAAACGGAATTAGTTCTAATAACCAAGAACTTATTAATAAAACTAATAATTTATTAGCAGCTGGAATTTTATTAGCAATTAGAGATAATAAATTACAACTACCTGATGAAAATGAAAATGGTTGAGATTCTAGTGTTAATTCTCAAATAAAAAATTTATTAGGAGATAAAAATAGTACTGATACAGCTACTTTATATGGTTTAGCTAATAAAAGTTTAAATGATTTGAAAAACAATAAATATAAAAATAATGCAAAAGGTTGACTAAAACATTTACAAGAAATGTTTCCTGGTGTTAAAAAGAATTTAGCTAATTTAGAAAATGCTTATAAGTCAAACTTTATTTTAAATGATAGTTCAAATAGTGCTTTTATTAAATTAAAAAACCTTTTAATGTTTAATTCAACAGTTGCTGATTCTATGTGACAAAAAGGAATTCAAACAACTAATTTAGATTGAAAGACTTTAACTAATAATTTTGCTAATGCATATCCTGGAAATAAAAATCTTGATGAATTAGTTAAAGCTATTAAAGATGCATTTAATAAATCTGATAGTAACTGAAATGATGCTAAAATAGTTACTTTTACTAATATGGTTAATGGGCTAGGTGGAATTAATAATCAAAACACAACTGGTAGTGTTGGTAACGGATCTAGCACAGGACAAAACGATAACTTAACTATTACTTATAGTTCTCCAAAAGATGTAAAAAAACATATCACAACTAATAATGGGAATGCTGAAACTTGAATTAAAGAAGTTTTAAATAAAATTTCAAGTGATGCTATTAAAGGAACAATTGCATTTAGTCAATGAAATCCAACTTATAATTACGATACTCAAAAAGGTTCTAAAAACTTTATAAATTATAATAATCAAAAACCTAGTTCTTGAACTGAAATTGTAAAAGAAATACCACTTTTAGAAAATGGTGACTTGAAAACTGACCCCATCAAGGGTGAATATGGTGCAATTTCAAATTCTCAAAAATATGCAATTAATAATTATTTTAAATCAGAGAAACCTGTCATCTTTTCTGATTTAATATTTAAATTTTCTAATAATAAAACTTCTTCAGATATTGAAAAAAACTTGTCACTAAAAGCATTAATACCAACCGATTCTTCAGGACAAGACTTAACTACAAAGTTAATTGAAAGATTTCAAGGTATTCAATCAGTTTTAGAAACTTATGTAGGTAATGATGCTAAAAAAGATCAAGAACAATACACAGCTGGTCTTACTAGATTTGATACTATTTTTAGAGGTCAAGATGCTAAGATAAAAGCAAATACTAGTACAAATAATAAAGCAGAATTCAAGGATTGAACTGAGTGAGACACTAAGAATGATAATCATAAAATTAATGTTAATGGTAAGCTATTAACTCTTAGTGATTCTACATATTCAGATACAGTAAAATTTTCTATTTATGATTTTTTAACAAGTGGAAATAATGATTCTAACTCATGAACTTGACAAAATAAAGAAGCACTTAATGGAAAATTAGATTCTAGTAATTTCAAAAAAGCATTGACAGATGGTGGTTTATCAAATGATGAAGCAACCAAAGTTGATAACGCAATAGAGCAAAGTAAAACTAATGATAGTGCAAAAAATTCTGCTAGATTAACAATTTATAATTTAAGTGAATTATTCAAAAAAATTAATCAAAGAGATAATTCTACTTCAGCTTCATCAGGAAATAGTGGTGGTTCTGGTTCTTCAGGATCCTCTTCAAACACTACAACAACAAGTAGTGAGGTTAATAATAATAAAAATATTTACACTGTGTTAAACAAAGAAGAAGGAATAATAGCCTTTATTGACGGAGATGGATTACATATTACTAAAATAGATGGTTATAAATTAATAAGTAAAAAAAATACTCCTTTAAACTCTATGTCATCAGAACAGAAAGAAACTAATAATAAGATCAAACAAACTGCTGTACTAAAACAAATTAGATCTCTATATGGTTCAGCAAATGCCAATGTTTTAGTTCCTTACTTAATTAATTCTACACTTCAATCTAGTACAAATGTCTCTATGGCTGGAGCAGCATCTACAACAAGTTCGACATCTTCTACTACTGATAAATGAAATTGAACTAAAAAAGATTTAGAATATGCATCCTCTGTTAAAAATCTTGGAATAGATATTAATTCATTAAACTCAAATATTAAAAATGATTATGAGAGATTTTTAATAAATACGTCATTAATTGATAATTCTAAAACTAAACCTTTTTATAATATTGATATATTAAGTGAAGTTTCTAAATCAATCCAATCAGGAAATAATATTTCATTACAGTCTAATTGATTAATTGAGCTATTTACAAAATTCCTAAAAAACGGCAAGGAAAGCCAACAAATTAATTTATTAAACATTATTATTGCTACAGATAACAAAGAAGATAATAATGATGAAATTGAAAAAATATTCCTATATCAAGCAAAGAATTTAAAAGTAATAGGAATTAGAAAATTACAAGAAGCAAATAAAAAATGAGTTAATAAAGTTAAAGAAAACTACAAAAAATATTCAAAAGATCCTTCTTTAGATCATAAATTTATACCTAATCAAGTTATAGATTTAAACTCAAAAACATCTGATCGAAAGAAGAGGTATGATAAATTATTACAATCAAATATTTTTAATTCAGAAGTAAAAGTACAAGAAAAATCAACCGGTGGATCAAGCTCAAGTGGCGAAAATGTAATGAGAGGTGATAGCTAA